A single Ktedonobacterales bacterium DNA region contains:
- a CDS encoding glycosyltransferase family 4 protein, producing MTLIQEQGQGAALERALPDYRFGFMMQQVLGHITVYRNLRRFIERDPSVAPTWTEVTYYEPGGWIERIPLVPPRKAGVARGALQVRQGLRKGPYDALLFNSEALCVFIRSALRRVPTVIMNDMTPHQLDLMAEFYNHPKPGNSALTRYKHRVNVDIYRAARLILPWSNWTKDSVMRDYGIPEEKIVVLPPGVDTEQWSPPPAEMREARLAATSQVPRVLFVGGDFERKGGTLLLDWFLDRGQQRCELHIVTRTPPILREPTPGLHLHTNLEANDPLLIRLYRESHVFVLPTLADCFGIASIEAMATGLPVITTNVGGVPDIVDDGQQGFLIEPKDGAALAARLESLLDDEPLRRAMGERARARALARFDARQNTERLTGLMKTLAAPGERP from the coding sequence ATGACACTGATACAAGAGCAAGGCCAGGGCGCTGCGCTGGAGCGCGCATTGCCCGACTATCGCTTCGGGTTTATGATGCAGCAGGTGTTGGGGCATATTACGGTCTATCGCAACCTTCGCCGTTTCATCGAGCGCGACCCCAGCGTTGCGCCCACCTGGACGGAAGTTACCTACTATGAGCCAGGGGGTTGGATTGAGCGGATACCCCTGGTCCCCCCCAGGAAAGCCGGGGTGGCGCGTGGCGCGCTGCAAGTGCGCCAGGGTTTGCGGAAAGGGCCGTATGACGCGCTGCTCTTTAACAGCGAGGCGCTCTGCGTCTTTATTCGCAGCGCGCTGCGGCGTGTGCCTACCGTGATCATGAACGATATGACGCCCCATCAACTGGACCTGATGGCGGAGTTTTATAATCATCCTAAGCCGGGTAATTCGGCGCTCACCCGGTATAAACATCGGGTGAACGTTGATATTTACCGCGCCGCTCGCCTGATCCTGCCCTGGTCGAACTGGACCAAAGATTCGGTGATGCGCGATTATGGGATTCCAGAGGAAAAGATCGTCGTGCTGCCGCCCGGAGTGGATACCGAACAATGGTCGCCGCCTCCGGCGGAGATGCGCGAGGCGCGGCTGGCGGCAACCAGCCAGGTACCGCGCGTCCTCTTTGTTGGCGGAGATTTTGAGCGGAAAGGCGGGACGCTGCTGCTCGATTGGTTTCTGGATCGTGGTCAGCAGCGGTGTGAACTGCATATCGTGACGCGCACCCCGCCCATACTCCGCGAGCCGACGCCGGGGCTGCATCTGCACACAAACCTGGAGGCAAACGATCCCCTGCTGATACGGCTCTATCGTGAGAGTCATGTGTTTGTCCTGCCAACGTTGGCAGATTGCTTTGGCATTGCCTCCATTGAAGCGATGGCGACTGGCTTGCCCGTTATCACGACGAATGTTGGTGGTGTGCCGGATATTGTGGATGATGGGCAGCAGGGATTTCTGATTGAGCCGAAAGATGGCGCGGCCCTGGCCGCCCGGCTGGAAAGCTTGCTCGATGACGAACCGCTGCGCCGCGCTATGGGGGAGCGGGCGCGCGCCAGGGCGCTGGCGCGCTTTGACGCTCGTCAGAACACCGAGCGGCTTACTGGCCTGATGAAAACGCTGGCAGCGCCTGGGGAGCGTCCATGA